One part of the Glycine max cultivar Williams 82 chromosome 14, Glycine_max_v4.0, whole genome shotgun sequence genome encodes these proteins:
- the LOC102666693 gene encoding uncharacterized protein, which yields MEPTLKETKKGLNARDIQLRILKVLHVSFEISYTFMQRNPLVSGALLVFFILYIFLSFIYNVLVFLSPFFMCTAIFVRIFWSSEQNLLNIVNNEEEKGGEKRDEPKISPEMIRNERRSLLYKCPSYNATSRRRNFTGKKLDVYGGLEIKAKDLSSVFRNEFPRNNNKIGRTKFDKEEIGSLEAPIKQVLFSEPSTMNLVTHVVSSDGLEKRTENKEDEKKVQEGGNKGELTEDEQKNEMDLGTCELERHKRLESLIARRRARKQLKLQIEKGLIDMKSVTPSQIAPLFVSRLNPFDSPREIDGMQMPGSAPSALRSPFDIPYDPFEEKPILTGDSFDQELKGLLIEPRQEDFEAIGHRLAHPRVRRLQGRRNHDQLEQLLSKEVSERESRASIPSSEGEETTHEENGKCEIDKKAYITGEEVDNAQATKSMSDHARVPKPQEGHLNLPISRNSATKINDSLYESLSPNKETMSFTGCRISHTPSCSLASDLYVEVSEVGSPTLRVDENHETSTDTESMIYDGDIDKDVTSGSEDMWGASLHSREVRRVSEQDISELNSWRDISSPLSMQNIDEENAADVSSMSSRSDMPDDTPTYAMSSDHNNIFGNMKDFGAPQNSHSSVVSERWKQLMRLMDTRDSHLPHDRHSKKPGELFNLSENSCKAQVINNGNNLAASEQDNTHKSRGNEEPAASHSVMQQEVTDGVSINSSSSSSPRSVLSITQKTIANQVPSSGFNPETHQDVQQSNMQDVSQGTLNGEGPPDSIPQNIQPSMDDPNVESHNSDLSHPQGQNFPLENYIQESNMSSKMDDSGVCNKGEENKSKNDKNSGDKLAPLIIPDASAEPHRQAEMIASVDISEESRERFDDNVPLISLILESSLESQGEEEDEESSEASVRQEATTESSINAETTDTSSDEDFERNRSGNEAILSTSLSAGESDKLKETDKPKHSSEEVNYLQSESKQVVEDHMVKEKLDKGDISKESPLPIATEVTNSADTEGECNKMNKNEATDQELNKNETMVITEPAAESDQVINTAHMKYPEERTPT from the exons GGTTTGAATGCAAGGGACATTCAACTTCGTATATTAAAAGtacttcatgtttcatttgagATTAGCTACACTTTCatgcaaaggaatccattggtTTCGGGTGCTTTGTTAGTCTTCTTCATTTTGtacatatttctttcttttatttataacgTGTTGGTCTTCTTGTCCCCATTTTTCATGTGCACTGCCATTTTTGTTAGAATCTTTTGGAGTTCTGAGCAAAACCTCCTTAATATTGTCAACAATGAGGAGGAAAAGGGAGGGGAGAAAAGGGATGAACCAAAAATTTCACCTGAGATGATCAGGAATGAGAGACGTAGTTTGCTTTATAAGTGTCCATCATACAATGCAAcaagtagaagaagaaatttcACAGGGAAGAAATTGGATGTTTATGGTGGTTTAGAAATAAAAGCCAAGGATTTATCGTCGGTGTTTCGCAATGAATTCCCTAGAAACAACAATAAGATTGGAAGGACTAAATTTGACAAGGAAGAGATTGGTTCTTTGGAGGCTCCTATAAAGCAAGTTTTGTTTTCTGAACCTTCAACGATGAACCTGGTGACTCATGTTGTTAGTTCTGATGGTCTAGAGAAAAGGACAGAAAACAAAGAGGATGAGAAAAAAGTTCAAGAGGGTGGCAATAAAGGTGAATTGACAGAGGATGAACAGAAAAATGAAATGGATCTTGGGACATGTGAGTTGGAGAGACACAAAAGGTTGGAGAGTCTCATAGCTAGAAGAAGAGCAAGGAAACAATTGAAGTTGCAGATTGAGAAAGGTCTAATTGATATGAAATCAGTTACTCCAAGCCAAATTGCTCCACTATTTGTTTCAAGACTCAACCCTTTTGATTCTCCAAGGGAGATTGATGGCATGCAAATGCCTGGTTCTGCCCCATCTGCTTTGAGAAGCCCATTTGATATTCCCTATGATCCTTTTGAGGAGAAACCCATTCTCACTGGGGATAGTTTTGATCAAGAATTGAAGGGTTTGTTAATAGAACCTAGACAAGAAGACTTTGAAGCCATAGGCCACAGGTTGGCACATCCAAGAGTCAGAAGGCTGCAAG GTAGAAGAAATCATGACCAGCTTGAACAATTATTATCCAAAGAAGTCAGTGAAAGAGAATCAAGAGCTTCTATTCCATCAAGTGAAGGAGAGGAAACAACACATGAAGAGAATGGTAAATGTGAAATTGACAAAAAGGCTTACATTACAGGTGAGGAAGTGGACAATGCTCAAGCAACAAAGTCCATGTCAGACCATGCAAGAGTTCCTAAGCCTCAAGAGGGGCACCTCAACTTACCAATATCAAGAAATAGTGCTACTAAAATAAATGATTCTCTCTATGAATCTCTTTCACCTAACAAGGAAACTATGTCCTTCACTGGTTGCCGAATCAGTCACACCCCTTCATGCTCCTTAGCTTCTGACTTATATGTGGAGGTTTCTGAAGTTGGTTCACCAACTCTGAGAGTTGATGAGAACCATGAGACCAGTACAGATACAGAATCCATGATATATGATGGGGACATTGACAAAGATGTTACTTCTGGCAGTGAGGATATGTGGGGAGCATCACTTCATTCAAGAGAAGTACGTAGAGTAAGTGAGCAAGATATTTCAGAGTTAAACAGCTGGAGAGACATTTCTTCACCCCTTTCTATGCAAAACATAGATGAAGAAAATGCAGCTGACGTGAGCTCTATGTCCTCAAGATCTGACATGCCTGATGATACTCCAACTTATGCAATGAGTAGTGACCATAATAACATCTTTGGTAATATGAAAGATTTTGGTGCACCCCAAAATTCTCATTCTTCAGTTGTGTCAGAACGTTGGAAGCAATTGATGCGGTTGATGGACACACGTGATAGTCATTTACCTCATGATAGGCATTCAAAAAAACCAGGG GAATTGTTCAACCTCTCAGAGAATTCATGTAAGGCACAAGTTATCAATAATGGGAACAACTTAGCAGCCTCTGAGCAAGATAACACACATAAATCAAGAGGAAATGAAGAACCTGCTGCATCACATTCAGTTATGCAACAAGAAGTAACTGATGGAGTCTCAATCAACTCAAGTTCTTCATCTTCACCCAGGTCTGTATTGTCAATAACACAGAAGACCATAGCTAACCAAGTTCCCTCGTCAGGTTTCAATCCAGAGACACACCAAGATGTTCAGCAATCTAACATGCAGGATGTGTCACAAGGAACATTAAATGGTGAAGGTCCACCTGACTCCATCCCTCAAAATATTCAGCCTTCCATGGATGATCCAAATGTTGAATCACATAACAGTGACTTGAGTCATCCTCAG GGGCAGAATTTTCCACTGGAGAATTACATTCAGGAATCAAATATGTCTAGCAAGATGGATGATTCAGGAGTTTGTAacaaaggagaagaaaataagtcaAAGAATGATAAGAACAGTGGAGACAAACTTGCTCCCCTAATTATACCAGATGCTTCAGCAGAACCCCATAGACAAGCAGAGATGATAGCTTCAGTGGATATAAGTgaggaatcaagagaaagatttgatgacaat GTGCCATTGATTTCTCTAATACTAGAATCATCCTTAGAAAGCCAAGGagaggaagaggatgaagaaagtTCTGAAGCATCAGTGAGACAAGAGGCAACCACAGAATCAAGTATCAATGCTGAAACAACAGACACAAGTTCTGATGAAGATTTTGAAAGAAACCGCAGTGGGAATGAAGCCATACTCTCAACAAGTTTGTCAGCAGGAGAAAGTGACAAGTTGAAAGAAACAGACAAGCCAAAGCATAGTTCAGAAGAAGTGAATTATTTGCAAAGTGAGTCAAAGCAGGTGGTTGAAGATCATATGGTGAAGGAAAAGTTGGATAAAGGTGACATCTCTAAAGAATCTCCACTTCCAATTGCCACTGAAGTAACCAATTCTGCAGACACAGAAGGAGAATGTAACAAGATGAACAAGAATGAAGCCACTGACCAGGAATTGAACAAGAATGAAACCATGGTTATAACTGAACCTGCAGCAGAAAGTGATCAGGTAATAAACACAGCACACATGAAATATCCTGAAGAAAGGACTCCAACTTGA